A genomic window from Candidatus Binataceae bacterium includes:
- the acnA gene encoding aconitate hydratase AcnA, whose product MAKNSFGARAALSVDGKSYTIHKLEALEKKGFSLARLPFSIKVMLENLLRREDGVIVTSEQVESIAKYDGKNAGGEMSFMPARVLLQDFTGVPVVADLAVMRDAIKRLGGDPGKINPLQPADLVIDHSVQVDSYGTAESFATNAELEFERNKERYLFLRWGQGAFNNFRVVPPDTGIVHQVNLEYLAPVVFASKDGEAYPDTLVGTDSHTTMINGLGVVGWGVGGIEAEAAMLGRSMPMLVPEVVGFKLQGKLKPGATATDLVLTVTQMLRKHGVVNKFVEFYGPGLADLPVADRATIGNMSPEYGATIGFFPVDDQTLTYLHLTGRNEHQIKLIETYCKEQGLFRNANSPEPVFSSTLELDLASVEPSVAGPRRPQDRVTLTNLKREFRRELVKEVAGKDGVDAKVIERYIGEGGNTQSAEDGPIPESQLGHIARKVEVHGDGGHHYALTHGSLVIAAITSCTNTSNPSVMLAAGILAKKAVARGLRAKPWVKTSLAPGSKVVTQYLKRAGLIEPLEQLNFHLVGYGCTTCIGNSGPVDEAIAGAIKQGNLVASAILSGNRNFEGRINPVVRFNYLASPPLVVAYALAGTMDLDPNKQPLGEGSDGKPVYLRDIWPTQEEVSAAVASSVNSEMFKLEYGQVFEGDERWKGLDVPAGNLFAWQKDSEYVKAPPFLDGVTAQVGKLGDITGARALAVLGDSVTTDHISPAGSIATDGPAGKYLVAHGVRPKDFNSYGARRGNHEVMMRGTFANIRLKNQLVPGVEGGVTAHQPDGKQMTIFDAAEQYRGEGVPLIVIAGKEYGSGSSRDWAAKGTQLLGVKAVIAESFERIHRSNLIGMGVLALEFKKGETRESLGLTGRETFSILGLSDSIKPRQTLKVRAELEGKVKEFEAVARIDTPEDVEYMRHGGVLPYVLRELLRA is encoded by the coding sequence ATGGCTAAGAACAGTTTCGGTGCGCGCGCGGCGCTCTCGGTCGATGGCAAGAGCTACACGATTCACAAGCTCGAGGCGCTGGAGAAAAAAGGCTTCTCGCTCGCGCGTCTTCCGTTCTCGATCAAAGTGATGCTCGAAAACCTGCTGCGGCGCGAAGACGGCGTGATCGTCACCAGCGAGCAGGTCGAATCGATTGCCAAATACGACGGCAAGAATGCCGGCGGCGAAATGTCGTTCATGCCGGCGCGCGTTCTGCTCCAGGACTTCACCGGCGTTCCGGTGGTTGCCGACCTTGCGGTGATGCGCGATGCGATCAAGCGCCTCGGCGGCGATCCCGGCAAGATAAATCCGCTCCAGCCTGCCGATCTGGTCATCGATCATTCCGTACAGGTCGATTCATATGGCACGGCCGAATCCTTCGCCACCAACGCCGAGCTCGAGTTCGAGCGCAACAAGGAGCGCTACCTCTTCCTGCGCTGGGGGCAGGGCGCATTCAATAATTTTCGCGTCGTGCCGCCCGACACCGGAATCGTGCACCAGGTGAACCTCGAATATCTCGCGCCGGTCGTGTTCGCTTCGAAGGACGGCGAGGCCTACCCCGATACTCTTGTCGGCACCGACTCGCATACGACGATGATCAACGGACTCGGCGTCGTCGGATGGGGCGTCGGCGGAATCGAAGCCGAGGCTGCGATGCTCGGGCGCTCGATGCCGATGCTGGTGCCGGAGGTCGTCGGCTTCAAGTTGCAGGGCAAGCTCAAGCCGGGCGCAACGGCGACCGACCTCGTGCTGACCGTCACGCAGATGCTGCGTAAGCATGGCGTGGTCAACAAGTTCGTCGAGTTCTACGGTCCGGGTCTCGCCGATCTGCCGGTCGCGGATCGTGCAACGATCGGCAACATGTCGCCCGAGTACGGCGCGACGATCGGATTCTTCCCGGTTGACGATCAGACTCTTACGTATCTGCACCTGACCGGCCGCAATGAGCATCAGATCAAACTGATCGAGACGTACTGCAAGGAGCAGGGCCTGTTCCGCAACGCCAACTCGCCGGAGCCCGTGTTCTCTTCGACGCTGGAGCTCGATCTTGCCTCGGTCGAGCCGAGCGTTGCCGGGCCGCGCCGCCCGCAGGATCGCGTCACGCTCACGAACCTCAAGCGCGAGTTCCGCCGCGAGCTGGTCAAGGAAGTGGCGGGCAAGGACGGCGTCGATGCCAAGGTGATCGAGCGCTATATCGGTGAGGGCGGTAACACACAGTCAGCAGAGGATGGTCCGATTCCCGAATCGCAGCTCGGCCATATCGCGCGCAAGGTCGAGGTCCATGGCGACGGCGGACATCACTATGCGCTGACGCATGGCTCACTCGTGATCGCGGCGATCACGAGCTGCACCAACACGTCGAATCCGTCGGTGATGCTCGCGGCGGGAATCCTCGCGAAGAAGGCCGTTGCGCGCGGGCTGCGCGCAAAGCCGTGGGTGAAGACGAGCCTTGCGCCGGGATCGAAAGTCGTCACGCAATATCTGAAACGCGCCGGACTTATCGAGCCGCTCGAGCAGCTCAACTTTCACCTGGTCGGTTATGGATGCACGACGTGTATCGGCAACAGCGGCCCGGTGGATGAGGCGATCGCGGGTGCGATCAAGCAGGGCAATCTCGTCGCGTCGGCGATTCTGAGCGGCAATCGCAACTTCGAGGGCCGTATCAATCCCGTCGTGCGCTTCAATTATCTCGCGTCGCCGCCGCTCGTCGTCGCATACGCGCTCGCGGGCACGATGGATCTCGATCCCAATAAGCAGCCGCTCGGCGAGGGCAGCGACGGCAAGCCCGTTTACCTGCGCGATATCTGGCCGACGCAGGAAGAGGTCAGCGCCGCGGTCGCGAGCTCGGTCAACTCCGAGATGTTCAAGCTCGAATACGGACAGGTGTTCGAGGGCGATGAGCGCTGGAAGGGGCTCGACGTGCCGGCGGGCAACCTGTTCGCGTGGCAGAAGGATTCCGAGTACGTGAAGGCGCCACCGTTCCTCGATGGCGTCACGGCACAGGTCGGCAAGCTCGGCGATATCACAGGCGCGCGGGCGCTGGCGGTGCTCGGCGACAGCGTGACGACCGATCACATTTCGCCGGCTGGATCGATCGCGACCGACGGTCCCGCGGGCAAGTATCTGGTCGCGCATGGCGTGCGGCCCAAGGACTTCAACTCGTACGGCGCGCGCCGCGGTAATCATGAAGTCATGATGCGCGGGACGTTCGCGAATATCCGGCTCAAAAATCAGCTCGTGCCGGGGGTCGAAGGCGGCGTGACGGCGCATCAGCCCGACGGCAAACAGATGACGATCTTCGATGCGGCCGAGCAGTACCGCGGGGAAGGCGTACCGCTGATCGTGATCGCGGGCAAGGAGTACGGTTCGGGATCGTCGCGCGACTGGGCTGCCAAGGGCACGCAGCTTTTGGGCGTCAAGGCGGTGATCGCGGAGAGCTTCGAGCGAATCCATCGCAGCAATTTGATTGGGATGGGCGTGCTCGCGCTCGAATTCAAGAAAGGCGAGACGCGCGAGTCGCTTGGGCTCACCGGCCGCGAGACGTTTTCGATACTTGGGCTGAGCGACTCGATCAAGCCGCGCCAGACGCTCAAGGTGCGGGCCGAGCTCGAAGGCAAGGTGAAGGAGTTCGAGGCGGTCGCACGGATCGATACGCCCGAGGACGTCGAGTACATGCGCCACGGCGGCGTGCTGCCCTACGTGCTGCGCGAGCTGCTGCGGGCGTAG
- a CDS encoding DEAD/DEAH box helicase, with protein MPASDAFHPAVRAWFERRFGVPSRAQELGWPIIGAAQDAGGYDVLLCAPTGSGKTLAAFMWAINGLVKEAERGALQDEVSVLYVSPLKALANDVRINLEEPLQGVCDTGKELGVDLSGLRAGLRTGDTSAKERNAMLRRPPHILVTTPESLFILLTSPKFREKLKRVRHVIVDELHALAGNKRGAHLALTLERLERMVRAEGSPRPNRVGLSATLNPIEKLAAFLGGYDASGPGADLVPRQVKIVRADDRAREMDLEVLSPGPDLGPLATHENWEAMYDEVARLIGEHRTTLVFTLSRRWAERVALNLQKKLGANAVMAHHGSLARAERLLAEQRLKRGELKAIVATSSLELGIDVGAVDLVCQLDSPRSISAAIQRVGRSGHSLGATPKGRLFALTHDDLLECGAAVRAIRHGILDEVEIPTGCLDVAAQQIVAIAADEDEISEANLLGILRSTYTFRDFDAAKLTHLLEQMATELPERIMGAAPKLFFDRVNHRVRPRRSARLSAITSGGTIPEAGNYDVVIESQGRKIGDVEEDFAQESSRGDVFSLGSMPWMIRRISRGRLLVEPAPGMAPSLPFWQTEAGGRSPALSGEIANLKHEIVKRMEHGDEATRWLMMECAMSERAATQAVDYVRRGYLALGTVPDDRNVVIERFFDGLGGTQIVIHSPFGIRFNRGFGLAIRKKLCQSFDFEIQASAIDDGVLLALNSRHSFPLDDLFPMVKARNARDTLVQALLAAPMFEVRFRHVASRALTIMRSSRGRKVPAWIQRLRTQEVLSALFPGQQACFENRPPAIPIPEHYIVEETLNECLTESADIARIESTLDGIEQGRVRVTTVDSVAPSVFAHRLLLAWDYSFLDDGERGNRRSRTVSMNRGMAEDVFRSEDLSEMLAGEAVAAVTAEVTGLDPARRPRDADELLELIKSHGALTADEVVLRVGERATAMLDRLREDGRISSVVQAELPAWLIGTEDKALFAAAYGRESATAAPGADDAREELTRRALRTSGPVVVREIAERLRFKESGIASILAQLESKGAIFRGHFTRSDEIQWCDRYNLERIHRMTLARVRAEIEPCADDEYGAFRLRWMHAGGTDIAANQNGIAVVLEQLAGMAFTPDEWERSILPARIPGYRPEMLDLVLAGGQYVWIGVTEERRIANTPERVMFVPRGSTLFTPRQDSNPSDPNEQAVLAALNAAGAQFLDELSDRVNVSERDALAALWRLASNGRVTNDSFAPLRMFATDADTARVLDPIPGRPPTRRDAAVRARLKSSLAGRWSALRVPPAAADQQDETRDLAMLLLERNGILSREMLALEAMPLSWSEISFALRRLEYGGVIRRGWFVRSLSAEQYALPEAVEQLRAARGLNPARERTLALSATDPANPFGAMLPGCGIAREASNIVVLRAGRLAAGLQSRTMVSAGEIDEESFRDAVAAIIAMKRRVTIDTIDGAPALKSPRVGALAAMRFHSDGRALVYDGLPGPIPAGAPRASS; from the coding sequence ATGCCCGCATCCGATGCGTTCCATCCCGCCGTTCGCGCCTGGTTCGAGCGCCGCTTCGGCGTGCCTTCGCGGGCGCAGGAACTCGGCTGGCCGATTATCGGCGCGGCCCAGGACGCGGGTGGCTACGACGTTCTGCTCTGCGCGCCCACCGGCAGCGGCAAAACTCTCGCCGCGTTCATGTGGGCTATCAACGGCCTCGTGAAGGAGGCCGAGCGCGGCGCGCTTCAGGATGAGGTCTCGGTCCTCTACGTTTCGCCGCTGAAGGCACTAGCCAACGACGTCCGAATCAATCTCGAAGAGCCGCTCCAGGGCGTATGCGACACCGGCAAGGAGTTGGGGGTCGATCTGAGCGGTCTGCGCGCCGGCCTTCGCACCGGAGACACGTCCGCCAAGGAGCGCAATGCAATGCTCCGGCGGCCGCCGCATATTCTCGTCACGACGCCCGAGTCGCTGTTCATCCTGCTCACCTCGCCGAAGTTCCGCGAGAAGCTGAAGCGCGTTCGTCACGTGATCGTCGATGAACTCCACGCGCTCGCCGGCAATAAGCGCGGTGCGCATCTCGCGCTCACGCTCGAACGCCTCGAGCGGATGGTGCGTGCGGAGGGCAGCCCGCGGCCGAATCGGGTCGGGCTTTCGGCGACTCTCAATCCGATCGAAAAGCTGGCGGCGTTTCTTGGCGGATACGACGCCTCGGGTCCTGGAGCCGATCTCGTGCCACGCCAGGTCAAGATTGTGCGCGCCGACGATCGCGCGCGCGAGATGGATCTCGAAGTCTTGTCTCCTGGACCGGACCTGGGCCCACTGGCGACGCACGAGAATTGGGAGGCGATGTACGACGAAGTCGCGCGCCTCATCGGCGAGCATCGCACGACTCTCGTCTTCACGCTGTCGCGGCGATGGGCTGAGCGCGTCGCGCTGAATCTCCAGAAGAAGCTCGGCGCGAACGCGGTGATGGCGCATCACGGCAGCCTCGCGCGCGCTGAGCGTCTGCTGGCAGAGCAGCGCCTCAAGCGCGGCGAGTTGAAAGCGATCGTCGCGACCTCGTCGCTCGAGCTTGGAATCGATGTCGGCGCGGTTGACCTCGTTTGCCAGCTCGATTCGCCGCGCTCGATCTCGGCCGCGATTCAGCGCGTCGGCCGCTCGGGCCACAGCCTCGGCGCGACGCCCAAGGGCCGGCTCTTCGCGTTGACGCACGACGATCTTCTCGAATGCGGCGCGGCGGTGCGCGCGATTCGTCACGGCATCCTCGACGAAGTTGAGATTCCCACCGGATGCCTCGACGTGGCTGCGCAGCAGATCGTCGCAATTGCAGCCGATGAGGACGAAATCAGCGAGGCTAATCTTCTCGGCATCCTGCGCAGCACGTACACCTTCCGCGATTTCGACGCGGCGAAGCTGACGCATCTGCTCGAGCAGATGGCGACCGAATTGCCCGAACGAATCATGGGTGCGGCGCCCAAGCTCTTCTTCGACCGCGTTAATCATCGCGTGCGCCCGCGCCGCAGTGCGCGGCTCTCGGCGATCACCTCGGGCGGCACGATTCCCGAGGCCGGTAACTACGACGTCGTGATCGAATCCCAAGGCCGCAAGATCGGCGACGTCGAAGAAGACTTCGCGCAGGAATCGTCGCGCGGCGACGTGTTCTCGCTCGGCTCGATGCCGTGGATGATCCGGCGAATCTCGCGCGGCCGTTTGCTCGTCGAACCCGCGCCGGGCATGGCGCCGTCGCTGCCCTTCTGGCAAACGGAAGCAGGCGGCAGGTCGCCGGCGCTATCGGGTGAGATTGCGAATCTCAAGCACGAAATTGTGAAGCGCATGGAGCACGGCGACGAAGCGACTCGCTGGCTCATGATGGAATGCGCAATGAGCGAGCGCGCGGCGACCCAGGCGGTCGATTACGTTCGTCGCGGCTACCTGGCGCTCGGCACCGTGCCCGACGATCGAAACGTCGTGATCGAGCGTTTCTTCGACGGCCTCGGCGGTACACAGATTGTCATCCATTCGCCGTTCGGCATCCGCTTCAATCGCGGCTTCGGCCTCGCGATTCGCAAGAAGCTCTGCCAGTCGTTCGACTTCGAGATCCAGGCTTCCGCCATCGACGACGGCGTGCTGCTTGCGCTGAATTCCCGCCACAGCTTTCCGCTCGACGATCTTTTTCCGATGGTGAAGGCGCGCAACGCGCGCGACACTCTCGTGCAGGCGCTCCTTGCCGCGCCGATGTTCGAGGTGCGCTTCCGTCACGTCGCGAGTCGCGCGCTGACGATCATGCGCTCGTCGCGCGGGCGCAAGGTGCCGGCCTGGATTCAGCGCCTGCGCACACAGGAAGTATTGTCGGCGCTCTTTCCGGGACAGCAGGCGTGCTTCGAAAATCGCCCGCCCGCGATTCCGATTCCTGAGCACTACATCGTCGAGGAGACGCTCAACGAATGCCTGACCGAGTCGGCCGATATCGCGCGGATCGAAAGCACGCTCGATGGAATCGAGCAGGGCAGGGTGCGCGTGACTACTGTCGATTCGGTCGCGCCGTCGGTCTTTGCGCATCGCCTGTTGCTCGCGTGGGACTACTCGTTCCTCGATGACGGCGAGCGCGGCAACCGGCGCAGCCGCACCGTCTCGATGAATCGCGGGATGGCCGAGGACGTGTTCCGCAGCGAGGATCTCTCCGAGATGCTCGCGGGCGAAGCGGTGGCAGCAGTGACCGCCGAAGTCACTGGTTTGGATCCGGCGCGCCGGCCGCGCGACGCCGACGAGTTGCTCGAGCTCATCAAATCGCATGGCGCGCTGACGGCAGACGAAGTCGTCCTGCGCGTCGGCGAGCGTGCGACTGCAATGCTAGATCGCTTGCGCGAAGATGGACGTATCTCGAGCGTCGTTCAAGCTGAGCTTCCGGCGTGGCTCATCGGAACAGAGGACAAGGCGCTGTTCGCGGCGGCTTACGGCCGTGAATCTGCCACGGCCGCTCCAGGAGCGGACGACGCGCGTGAGGAACTGACGCGGCGCGCGCTCCGAACTTCAGGGCCGGTCGTCGTTCGCGAAATCGCGGAGCGCCTGCGCTTCAAGGAAAGTGGAATCGCCTCGATTCTCGCGCAATTGGAATCGAAGGGCGCGATCTTTCGCGGACACTTTACGCGCTCCGACGAAATCCAATGGTGCGACCGCTACAACCTCGAGCGCATCCATCGCATGACGCTCGCGCGTGTGCGCGCCGAGATCGAGCCCTGCGCCGACGACGAATACGGGGCCTTTCGTCTGCGTTGGATGCATGCAGGCGGGACAGATATCGCGGCGAATCAAAACGGTATCGCTGTGGTCCTCGAACAACTCGCCGGGATGGCGTTTACGCCCGACGAATGGGAGCGGTCGATTCTGCCCGCGCGCATCCCAGGCTATCGGCCCGAGATGCTCGACCTGGTGCTCGCCGGCGGCCAGTACGTATGGATCGGCGTGACCGAGGAACGGCGGATCGCGAACACGCCCGAGCGCGTGATGTTCGTGCCGCGCGGATCAACTCTGTTCACTCCTCGTCAAGACAGCAATCCATCCGATCCGAACGAGCAGGCGGTGCTCGCCGCGCTGAACGCCGCGGGCGCACAGTTCCTTGACGAGCTTTCAGATCGCGTCAACGTTTCCGAGCGCGATGCCCTCGCCGCATTGTGGAGGTTGGCCTCGAATGGCCGCGTGACCAATGACAGCTTCGCACCGCTGCGTATGTTTGCGACGGATGCCGATACGGCGCGCGTGCTCGATCCGATACCGGGCCGCCCGCCGACGCGCCGCGATGCCGCCGTGCGTGCGCGGCTCAAGTCGAGTCTCGCGGGTAGATGGTCAGCTCTGCGCGTGCCACCTGCCGCCGCCGATCAGCAGGATGAAACGCGCGATCTCGCGATGCTGCTTCTCGAGCGCAACGGAATCTTGTCGCGCGAGATGCTCGCACTCGAAGCGATGCCGCTTTCGTGGAGCGAAATCTCTTTCGCGCTGCGGCGTCTCGAATACGGCGGCGTGATTCGCCGCGGATGGTTCGTGCGATCGCTCTCAGCCGAGCAGTACGCACTGCCCGAGGCCGTCGAGCAGCTTCGCGCTGCCCGCGGCCTGAATCCTGCGCGCGAACGGACGCTTGCTCTCAGTGCCACCGATCCGGCGAATCCGTTTGGGGCGATGCTTCCCGGTTGCGGAATCGCGCGCGAGGCTTCGAATATCGTCGTGTTGCGCGCGGGCCGCCTCGCGGCAGGCTTACAATCGCGCACGATGGTGTCGGCTGGCGAGATCGACGAAGAAAGTTTTCGCGATGCGGTCGCGGCGATCATCGCGATGAAGCGCCGCGTCACGATCGATACGATCGACGGCGCACCCGCGCTCAAGTCGCCGCGCGTGGGAGCGCTGGCCGCGATGCGCTTTCATTCCGACGGCCGCGCGCTCGTCTATGACGGTCTGCCCGGCCCGATACCCGCGGGAGCTCCGCGCGCGAGTAGCTGA
- a CDS encoding pyridoxamine 5'-phosphate oxidase family protein: MELVENPDLTAIQEIIDRSTKTASPAVAGSIAFPSRQMSAAELAEFWRNNRLIAMSTVGPNGAPHIAPVHARIVGAQIRLVVYDNTIRRTDLATNPRVAFSAWNAEGAAVIVYGRAREIPNSLRDARAGQDGTPRKVVELEVTITRIYAMRAR; the protein is encoded by the coding sequence ATGGAACTGGTAGAAAATCCCGATCTGACCGCGATTCAAGAGATAATCGATCGCAGTACGAAGACGGCTTCGCCCGCGGTCGCGGGGTCGATCGCATTTCCGTCGCGGCAGATGAGCGCGGCGGAGCTCGCCGAGTTCTGGCGCAACAATCGGCTGATCGCGATGTCCACGGTCGGTCCGAACGGCGCCCCGCATATCGCGCCCGTGCACGCGCGAATCGTCGGTGCGCAAATCCGCCTCGTCGTGTACGACAACACGATACGCCGCACCGATCTCGCAACGAACCCGCGCGTCGCGTTCTCAGCATGGAACGCCGAAGGCGCCGCCGTCATTGTCTATGGCCGGGCGCGTGAGATTCCCAACTCCCTGCGCGACGCCCGCGCCGGCCAGGACGGCACGCCGCGCAAGGTCGTCGAGCTGGAAGTGACGATCACAAGAATCTACGCAATGCGCGCGCGCTAA
- a CDS encoding universal stress protein produces METLFRSILCPIDFDRVSIPAVEMVRKIGQQTKSRAILLYIIPGEGQKPSEDELRVAQDSMRAISRKWFEGVLPHEIIIRSGDPAQEIVKAANDLDAELIVMATHGRTGIEHFLLGSVAERVVREAERPVLTVRPLHHA; encoded by the coding sequence ATGGAAACGCTTTTTCGCTCGATTCTGTGTCCGATCGACTTCGACCGGGTCTCGATTCCCGCAGTCGAGATGGTTCGCAAGATCGGCCAACAGACCAAGAGCCGTGCGATCCTGCTCTACATCATACCGGGCGAGGGCCAGAAGCCCTCCGAGGACGAATTGCGTGTTGCGCAGGATTCGATGCGCGCGATCTCGCGCAAGTGGTTCGAAGGCGTGCTGCCCCACGAGATCATCATTCGCTCTGGCGACCCTGCGCAGGAAATCGTCAAGGCCGCCAACGATCTCGACGCGGAGTTGATCGTTATGGCGACGCATGGGCGCACCGGTATCGAGCATTTCCTGCTCGGCAGCGTCGCGGAGCGTGTCGTGCGCGAAGCCGAACGCCCGGTCCTGACCGTCCGCCCGTTGCATCACGCGTAA
- a CDS encoding tetratricopeptide repeat protein, translated as MPRSWASAMAPKSHHEARNGRDGRAASRAAHAGNAAAMRRRADLAFAQGNAMLAQGKTADAVQKYIETLKIEPDFPEALCNLGSALSRLDRPGSVATSIECFQRAIALAPRYALAHNNLGAVFANVGRLNDALAEYRRAVELDGKYIEARCNLAGMLLQLGSPADAVAEYARAMRLDRSNSIAREALLNLANLAEIEGRIEDAEAICSELARVRPHDIAARVSRALIMPVVPESREQIERVRVRIRDSLAMLTREGIRLDDPYRQFGKTNFYLAYQGLNDRELQQTIAKFHLDACPELGWIAPHCLAPRKAAARLKLGIVCEYLDGHTIGKLYRGIVEELSRERFEIVLMRAHREADSATTQIDMLADRVVDFPRSLKEAREIVAAERCDVIFYPEIGMDEFTYYLAFARLAPVQCVSWGHPVTTGIPAIDYFISGRAAEPDGADDHYSERLVRLTNSPVCYRRPPRPDHPLARERLALAPQATLYLCPQSLFKFHPDFAEALATILHNDRNAHLLLIRGRQPHWQELLEDRFARTIGDVAGRIVFYPPFLGEDFFRLLMTGDVMLDPFHFGGGNSTYEALAMGLPIVTLPGEFMRGRVTSACYERMGIGDLIASDAASYAGIAIRVANDHAWRAKLSEEIRQRCAVLYDDRNIVREIENFFITAYEAKRSNANALS; from the coding sequence ATGCCACGATCCTGGGCATCCGCAATGGCGCCCAAGTCTCATCATGAAGCGCGCAATGGTCGCGATGGCCGCGCCGCATCGCGAGCCGCGCACGCCGGCAACGCGGCCGCGATGCGCAGGCGCGCAGACCTCGCATTCGCGCAAGGCAATGCGATGCTGGCGCAGGGCAAGACGGCGGACGCGGTTCAGAAGTACATCGAGACCCTGAAGATCGAGCCCGATTTTCCCGAGGCTTTGTGCAACCTGGGCTCGGCGCTCTCGCGGCTCGATCGTCCCGGCAGCGTGGCGACTTCAATCGAATGCTTCCAGCGCGCGATCGCGCTCGCGCCTCGCTATGCGCTCGCGCACAACAACCTGGGCGCGGTGTTCGCGAACGTCGGGCGGCTTAACGATGCGTTGGCGGAATATCGCCGCGCGGTTGAGCTCGATGGCAAGTATATCGAGGCGCGATGCAACCTCGCAGGGATGCTGCTCCAACTCGGGAGCCCGGCAGACGCGGTGGCCGAGTATGCGCGCGCAATGCGGCTCGATCGATCGAATTCGATCGCACGCGAGGCGTTGCTCAATCTGGCGAATCTCGCGGAAATCGAAGGACGGATCGAGGATGCGGAGGCGATCTGTTCAGAACTCGCGAGGGTCCGGCCTCACGACATCGCGGCGCGCGTCAGTCGCGCGCTGATAATGCCAGTGGTTCCGGAGTCTCGCGAGCAGATCGAAAGGGTGCGCGTGCGTATCCGTGATTCGCTCGCGATGCTGACGCGCGAAGGAATCCGCCTCGACGATCCGTATAGGCAGTTCGGCAAGACGAACTTTTACCTCGCGTACCAGGGGCTCAACGATCGCGAGCTTCAGCAAACCATCGCGAAGTTCCATCTCGACGCGTGTCCCGAGCTTGGATGGATCGCGCCGCATTGCCTCGCACCGCGAAAAGCCGCGGCGCGGCTGAAGTTGGGAATCGTTTGCGAGTACCTTGACGGTCATACGATAGGAAAGCTGTATCGAGGGATCGTCGAAGAGCTCTCGCGCGAGCGTTTTGAGATCGTCCTGATGCGGGCGCATCGCGAGGCTGACTCGGCGACGACGCAGATCGACATGCTAGCGGATCGTGTCGTGGACTTTCCGCGCTCGTTGAAAGAGGCGCGTGAGATCGTCGCGGCCGAGCGCTGCGACGTCATATTTTATCCCGAAATTGGGATGGACGAGTTCACCTACTACCTCGCCTTCGCGCGGCTCGCGCCCGTGCAATGCGTGTCGTGGGGGCATCCGGTGACGACCGGGATTCCCGCCATCGACTACTTCATTTCGGGGCGCGCGGCGGAGCCGGACGGGGCTGACGATCACTATTCGGAGCGCCTCGTTCGTCTGACGAATTCTCCCGTCTGTTATCGCCGTCCGCCGCGCCCCGACCATCCTCTCGCGCGCGAGCGCCTCGCGCTGGCGCCGCAGGCGACGCTCTACCTATGCCCGCAGAGCCTGTTCAAGTTTCATCCGGATTTCGCAGAGGCGCTTGCGACGATCCTGCATAACGATCGCAACGCGCATCTGTTGCTGATTCGCGGCCGGCAGCCTCACTGGCAGGAGTTGCTCGAAGATCGGTTCGCGCGAACAATCGGCGATGTCGCAGGCAGGATCGTCTTCTACCCGCCGTTTCTGGGTGAGGATTTTTTTCGCTTGCTGATGACGGGCGATGTGATGCTCGATCCGTTTCATTTCGGTGGCGGCAATTCGACTTACGAGGCGCTGGCGATGGGCCTGCCGATCGTGACGTTGCCCGGAGAGTTCATGCGCGGCCGCGTCACCAGTGCATGTTACGAGCGGATGGGAATCGGCGATCTGATCGCGAGCGATGCAGCGTCGTACGCGGGCATCGCAATTCGCGTCGCCAACGATCACGCATGGCGTGCGAAGCTGTCGGAGGAGATCCGGCAACGATGCGCGGTGCTTTACGACGATCGCAACATCGTACGCGAGATCGAGAATTTCTTCATCACCGCATACGAGGCCAAACGCAGTAACGCGAATGCCCTCTCCTAG